Proteins from one Nitratidesulfovibrio sp. genomic window:
- a CDS encoding zinc-binding dehydrogenase, translating to MFAVYCEHPDDRNPLSALRTGEMPAPVIPEGWVRVRVSHASLNRHDIFTLRGITGQDTPIPFPMILGNDAAGTLDDGTPVVLYPLLTDDGRSGDETLDPGWHVLSERVPGTMAEYVAVPARNALPLPEGLSPLHASVLGTAWLTAYRMLFVRSGLRPGQTMLVQGATGGVATALIQMGRTAGMEVWATSRGRDGMALALRLGAHRVFADGADLPRPADAVFDSAGAATWAHSLRWVRRGGTVVTMGVTTGHEVRMDLLPVIVNQIAIRGTIMGTRDEMLDLINFVVRHGIVPEIGRVLPMERAAEAFADMCEGRVRGKIVLTR from the coding sequence ATGTTTGCCGTGTACTGCGAACACCCCGACGACAGGAATCCACTGTCCGCGCTGCGCACGGGCGAAATGCCCGCCCCCGTCATCCCCGAAGGCTGGGTGCGCGTGCGTGTCAGCCATGCCAGCCTGAACCGGCACGACATCTTCACCCTGCGCGGCATCACCGGGCAGGATACCCCCATTCCCTTTCCCATGATTCTCGGCAACGACGCGGCGGGCACCCTCGACGACGGCACCCCCGTGGTGCTCTACCCGCTGCTGACCGATGACGGGCGCTCCGGCGACGAGACGCTGGACCCCGGCTGGCACGTGCTGAGCGAAAGGGTGCCGGGCACCATGGCCGAATATGTGGCCGTGCCCGCGCGCAATGCACTGCCCCTGCCCGAGGGCCTTTCGCCCCTGCATGCCTCGGTGCTGGGTACGGCGTGGCTTACGGCCTACCGCATGCTGTTCGTGCGCTCCGGGTTGCGGCCGGGCCAGACCATGCTGGTGCAGGGGGCCACCGGCGGGGTGGCCACGGCGCTCATCCAGATGGGGCGCACGGCGGGCATGGAGGTGTGGGCCACCAGCCGGGGCCGCGACGGCATGGCGCTGGCGCTGCGCCTTGGCGCGCACCGGGTGTTCGCCGATGGCGCGGACCTGCCCCGCCCGGCGGACGCCGTGTTCGACAGCGCGGGCGCGGCCACCTGGGCGCATTCGCTGCGCTGGGTGCGGCGCGGTGGCACCGTGGTGACCATGGGCGTGACCACCGGGCACGAGGTGCGCATGGACCTCTTGCCGGTCATCGTGAACCAGATTGCCATCCGGGGCACCATCATGGGCACCCGCGACGAGATGCTGGACCTGATCAACTTCGTGGTGCGGCACGGCATCGTGCCGGAGATAGGCCGGGTGCTGCCCATGGAACGGGCGGCGGAAGCCTTCGCGGACATGTGCGAAGGGCGGGTGCGCGGCAAGATCGTGCTGACGCGATAG
- a CDS encoding FAD-binding protein, which yields MSLEADVLIAGAGFAGLRAAIAAAVSGRGLRVIVLAPHEGPGGSSFAGHAGSLGVLAPADDEEREALLERALSIAQPGTADPALVRLLLEQGEPRLRELEQWGVPLATGPGGTRLRRSACFFPEMAVAAVIPDCAAAHAAVLRVAVAAGVEVLPGFTLAALGVEGGSPGSALCLDPVGNVLPVRARSVVLAVGGPASLFTNDASGPGQTGTGLGLARDCGARTGNASFLQFLWYEGGQPFPFLPQRAHELEVAGPDGVPAALPRQLRHHVASRATHAPWGWGLPDAALDAYLLARMTPAGVVPVRYHGEREPRLLSLMAQAGNGGALIDADGRTSVAGLFACGECATGMHGANRIGGAMVLAAQVFGHRAGIAAALHAHSALLPPPPTAPEAPEHQSARHPLRLREAMQRNCLPGIPGEALHAARPGFGGPAGSERQRQELELFVERLKALLLLPAVDLLDRARVISCLTVAEHRLRRLRAECEAVAPAPVA from the coding sequence ATGTCGCTGGAAGCGGATGTCCTCATCGCCGGAGCCGGGTTTGCCGGTCTGCGCGCCGCCATCGCCGCCGCCGTTTCGGGGCGCGGCCTGCGCGTCATCGTGCTGGCCCCGCACGAAGGGCCGGGCGGGTCGTCCTTTGCGGGGCATGCGGGCTCGCTGGGCGTGCTGGCCCCTGCCGACGACGAGGAGCGCGAAGCTCTTCTGGAGCGCGCCCTGAGTATCGCGCAACCCGGCACGGCGGACCCGGCACTGGTGCGCCTGCTGCTGGAACAGGGCGAGCCGCGCCTGCGCGAACTGGAGCAGTGGGGCGTGCCGCTGGCCACCGGACCGGGGGGCACCCGGTTGCGCCGCAGTGCCTGTTTTTTTCCGGAAATGGCCGTGGCCGCCGTGATTCCCGACTGCGCCGCCGCCCACGCGGCCGTGCTGCGCGTGGCCGTGGCGGCGGGGGTAGAGGTGTTGCCGGGCTTCACCCTGGCCGCGCTGGGCGTGGAGGGCGGCTCACCCGGCAGTGCGCTGTGCCTGGACCCGGTCGGCAACGTGCTGCCGGTGCGCGCCCGGTCCGTGGTGCTGGCCGTGGGCGGACCTGCCTCGCTCTTCACCAACGATGCTTCCGGCCCGGGGCAGACCGGCACCGGGCTGGGCCTTGCCCGGGACTGCGGCGCCCGTACCGGCAATGCCTCGTTCCTCCAGTTCCTGTGGTACGAGGGCGGGCAACCTTTCCCCTTCCTGCCCCAACGGGCGCACGAACTGGAAGTGGCCGGACCGGACGGCGTGCCTGCCGCCCTGCCGCGCCAACTGCGCCATCACGTGGCCAGCCGGGCCACCCATGCCCCGTGGGGCTGGGGCCTGCCCGACGCCGCGCTGGACGCCTACCTGCTGGCCCGCATGACCCCGGCGGGGGTGGTGCCGGTGCGCTACCATGGCGAGCGCGAGCCGCGCCTGCTGTCGCTCATGGCCCAGGCTGGCAACGGCGGGGCGCTCATCGACGCGGACGGGCGCACCTCGGTGGCGGGCCTGTTCGCCTGCGGCGAATGCGCCACCGGCATGCACGGGGCCAACCGCATCGGCGGTGCCATGGTGCTGGCCGCCCAGGTCTTCGGGCACCGGGCGGGCATCGCGGCGGCCCTGCACGCCCATTCCGCGCTGCTGCCCCCGCCTCCCACCGCGCCCGAAGCGCCGGAACACCAGTCCGCGCGCCACCCCCTGCGCCTGCGCGAAGCCATGCAGCGCAACTGTCTGCCGGGCATCCCCGGCGAGGCCCTGCATGCGGCGCGCCCCGGCTTTGGGGGGCCTGCCGGTTCCGAGCGGCAGCGGCAGGAACTGGAGCTGTTCGTGGAACGACTGAAGGCGTTGTTGCTGCTGCCCGCCGTGGATCTGCTGGACCGTGCCCGGGTCATTTCCTGCCTGACTGTGGCCGAGCACCGCCTGCGTCGTCTGCGCGCGGAATGCGAGGCCGTTGCGCCAGCCCCTGTGGCCTGA
- a CDS encoding carbamoyltransferase HypF — protein sequence MPDDLARRKFTVSGQVQGVGFRPFVYRIAADHALTGTVSNTAAGVFIEVQGLAASVDGFGHDLAHKLPPLARVVSCTHEDMAVVDNEDGFRIVASGDGGAGHEVLISADVATCDDCLADMTDPANRRHLYPFTNCTNCGPRYTITRFIPYDRDKTSMACFPLCPECASEYENPLDRRFHAQPNACPVCGPRVWYVDGAPNGPTPDTAPPASPGSGPGYDHDAGRPTGTPAIRALATALAAGRIAAVKGLGGFHLACDAASDAAVAELRRRKHRPHKPLAIMVPDLDAARRIVHVAPEEEALLAGRERPIVLCRALAGLAGGMPGASPAAPGSFSATDAATRALPPISPQVSPDTPFVGVMLPYTPLHHVLLRLYGALLPEGRVPVLVMTSGNAGGEPICLGNREALRRLPGIADVFLLHDRDILIRTDDSVTRVNPVTGAPQFLRRARGFTPRPVFLSGDGPCVLAMGPELKNTLCVTRGDKAFVSQHIGDMHNLETLGFHREIAAHLPRILQVTPQAVVRDLHPDYMTTAEAEQSGLPVLTLQHHFAHIHAVLAENRHDGPALGLALDGTGHGDDGTVWGGELLYVDNVALDHQRLGRLARIPLPGGEAAIREPWRIAQGLLWQLGLREPATDGARPWPWLPRHAQAAAFLPRLLERGINTPLTSSCGRLFDAVSALLGLCDTVTYEGQAAIRLEHAQDAITPHGDSHDAFFTHAYPCPLRGARDGSETLVLDTHALFRAVHDDWARGTPPGEVARRFHAGLVAGLADMAAAVAGVMNVPVVALSGGAMQNLTLSVHLPQALAARGLTVLTHAELPPGDGCISLGQAAWARRVLAGQG from the coding sequence ATGCCAGACGATCTCGCGCGCCGCAAATTCACCGTCTCCGGGCAGGTCCAGGGGGTGGGGTTTCGCCCCTTCGTGTACCGCATCGCCGCCGACCATGCGCTGACCGGCACGGTCAGCAACACTGCCGCCGGGGTGTTCATAGAGGTGCAAGGACTTGCGGCATCAGTTGACGGCTTCGGGCACGACCTGGCCCACAAGCTGCCGCCGCTGGCCCGGGTGGTCTCGTGCACGCACGAGGACATGGCCGTGGTGGACAACGAGGACGGATTCCGGATAGTTGCCAGCGGTGACGGAGGAGCCGGGCACGAGGTGCTCATCAGCGCCGACGTGGCCACCTGCGACGACTGCCTGGCCGACATGACCGACCCGGCCAACCGCCGCCACCTGTACCCCTTCACCAACTGCACCAACTGCGGGCCGCGCTACACCATCACCCGGTTCATTCCCTACGACCGCGACAAGACCTCCATGGCCTGCTTTCCGCTGTGCCCGGAGTGCGCGTCAGAGTATGAAAACCCGCTGGACCGGCGCTTTCACGCCCAGCCCAACGCCTGTCCGGTGTGCGGTCCGCGCGTGTGGTACGTGGACGGCGCGCCCAACGGCCCGACGCCGGACACGGCCCCGCCTGCCTCGCCCGGCTCCGGACCCGGCTACGATCATGACGCGGGCCGCCCCACCGGCACCCCGGCCATCCGGGCGCTGGCAACGGCGCTGGCCGCCGGGCGCATTGCCGCCGTGAAGGGGCTGGGCGGGTTCCATCTGGCCTGCGACGCGGCCAGTGATGCCGCCGTGGCCGAACTGCGCCGCCGCAAGCACCGGCCCCACAAGCCGTTGGCCATCATGGTGCCGGACCTGGATGCGGCCCGGCGCATCGTGCACGTTGCTCCGGAAGAAGAGGCCCTGCTGGCCGGGCGCGAACGGCCCATCGTGCTGTGCCGGGCGCTGGCCGGGCTGGCGGGCGGCATGCCCGGCGCATCACCAGCCGCGCCCGGTTCGTTCTCCGCGACCGACGCCGCAACCCGCGCCCTGCCCCCCATTTCTCCGCAGGTTTCGCCAGACACCCCTTTCGTGGGGGTGATGCTGCCCTACACCCCCCTGCACCACGTGCTGCTGCGCCTGTACGGCGCGCTGCTGCCGGAGGGCCGGGTGCCCGTGCTGGTGATGACCTCCGGCAACGCGGGCGGCGAGCCCATCTGCCTCGGCAACCGCGAGGCGTTGCGGCGTCTGCCCGGCATTGCCGACGTGTTCCTGCTGCACGACCGGGACATCCTGATCCGCACCGACGATTCGGTGACGCGGGTCAACCCGGTCACCGGCGCGCCGCAGTTCCTGCGCCGGGCGCGCGGCTTCACCCCCCGGCCCGTGTTCCTTTCGGGCGACGGCCCGTGCGTGCTGGCCATGGGGCCGGAACTCAAGAACACCCTGTGCGTCACCCGGGGCGACAAGGCCTTCGTCAGCCAGCACATCGGCGACATGCACAACCTGGAAACCCTGGGCTTTCACCGCGAAATCGCCGCGCACCTGCCGCGCATCCTGCAAGTGACCCCGCAGGCCGTGGTGCGCGACCTGCACCCCGACTACATGACCACGGCTGAGGCGGAACAGAGCGGCCTGCCCGTGCTGACCCTGCAACACCACTTCGCGCACATCCACGCCGTGCTGGCCGAAAACCGGCACGACGGCCCGGCCCTGGGGCTGGCGCTGGACGGCACCGGCCACGGCGACGACGGCACGGTGTGGGGCGGCGAACTGTTGTACGTGGACAATGTGGCGCTGGACCACCAGCGGCTGGGACGGCTGGCCCGCATCCCCCTGCCGGGGGGCGAGGCCGCCATCCGCGAGCCGTGGCGCATCGCGCAGGGGCTGCTGTGGCAACTGGGCCTGCGCGAACCCGCCACGGACGGCGCGCGCCCGTGGCCGTGGCTGCCCCGCCACGCCCAAGCCGCCGCCTTTCTGCCGCGCCTGCTGGAACGTGGAATCAACACCCCGCTCACGTCCAGTTGCGGACGGCTGTTCGACGCCGTGTCCGCCCTGCTGGGCCTGTGCGACACCGTTACCTACGAGGGGCAGGCGGCCATCCGGCTGGAACACGCGCAGGATGCCATCACCCCGCATGGCGACAGTCACGACGCCTTCTTCACCCACGCCTACCCCTGCCCCCTGCGCGGCGCACGGGACGGCAGCGAAACGCTGGTGCTCGACACGCATGCGCTGTTCCGCGCCGTGCACGACGACTGGGCGCGCGGCACCCCGCCCGGAGAGGTGGCGCGCCGCTTCCACGCCGGGCTGGTGGCGGGCCTGGCCGACATGGCCGCCGCCGTGGCCGGGGTGATGAACGTGCCCGTGGTGGCCCTGTCCGGCGGGGCCATGCAGAACCTCACCCTGTCCGTGCACCTGCCGCAGGCCCTTGCCGCGCGCGGGCTGACCGTGCTGACCCACGCGGAACTGCCCCCCGGCGACGGGTGCATCTCGCTGGGGCAGGCCGCCTGGGCCCGCCGGGTGCTGGCCGGGCAGGGATAA
- a CDS encoding ATP-binding protein, translating to MPHALPRADVMGRLAADNPWWADETARPFAADLPQRDHFAPFFELAADCALHRAVVLMGPRRVGKTVLLHQVVDTLLQQGAERRQILFATLDAPAYTGMDLADFVELAAEMAGLDPNRPGWVIFDEIQYMADWERGLDTLAARWPALRCTVCGSAAPALRRMGDAEAAGRFAVYMLPPLSFAEFLRLSGGQRRDMKQLFTPERMDELNELLVRYMNFGGYPEAVVSERVRADMARFLRSEIIDRVLCSDMPGLYGISDVQELNRLLAVLALNSGREVTLEDLRGESGIAVNTLKRYLDYLEAAFLVVRLRRIDDAGRRFRRDRSFKVYLANPSMRTALFAPITGPDDPGLQPLLETAVVGQLLCSPALSRNTCYARWDGGEVALVGLHPVHGKPVLAFDIRWSDEGIIPGQKNGNGRCGAPAEPAVTTRAARKAAGNGTGAQLRPLFEFARRHNVRKSYVTTRTTFTVGVQGTTEFSYLPAGMLAFTLSSQAAERIFAKLVTADNP from the coding sequence ATGCCGCACGCACTGCCACGCGCCGATGTCATGGGACGCCTTGCCGCGGACAACCCGTGGTGGGCCGACGAGACCGCCCGCCCCTTCGCGGCGGACCTGCCGCAGCGAGACCACTTCGCGCCGTTTTTCGAACTGGCCGCCGACTGTGCCCTGCACCGGGCCGTGGTGCTGATGGGGCCGCGCCGGGTGGGCAAGACGGTGCTGCTGCACCAGGTGGTGGATACCCTGTTGCAGCAGGGGGCCGAACGCCGCCAGATCCTGTTCGCCACCCTGGACGCCCCGGCCTACACCGGCATGGACCTGGCCGACTTTGTGGAACTGGCCGCAGAAATGGCGGGACTGGACCCCAATCGCCCCGGCTGGGTCATCTTTGACGAAATCCAGTACATGGCCGACTGGGAGCGCGGGCTGGACACCCTGGCCGCCCGCTGGCCCGCGCTGCGCTGCACGGTATGCGGTTCCGCCGCGCCCGCCCTGCGCCGCATGGGCGATGCCGAGGCGGCGGGGCGCTTTGCGGTGTACATGCTGCCGCCGCTGTCCTTTGCCGAGTTCCTGCGCCTGTCCGGCGGGCAGCGCCGCGACATGAAGCAACTGTTCACGCCCGAGCGCATGGACGAACTGAACGAGTTGCTGGTGCGGTACATGAATTTTGGCGGCTACCCGGAAGCCGTGGTGTCCGAACGGGTGCGCGCGGACATGGCGCGCTTTCTGCGCAGCGAGATCATCGACAGGGTGCTGTGCAGCGACATGCCCGGCCTGTACGGCATCTCGGACGTGCAGGAACTGAACCGCCTGCTGGCCGTGCTGGCCCTGAACAGCGGGCGCGAGGTGACCCTGGAGGACCTGCGCGGCGAATCGGGCATCGCGGTGAACACCCTGAAGCGCTACCTCGACTATCTGGAAGCCGCCTTCCTGGTGGTGCGGCTGCGGCGCATCGACGATGCGGGCCGCCGCTTCCGGCGCGACCGCAGCTTCAAGGTGTACCTGGCCAACCCCTCCATGCGCACGGCGCTGTTCGCGCCCATCACCGGGCCGGACGACCCCGGCCTGCAACCGCTGCTGGAAACCGCCGTGGTGGGGCAGCTGCTGTGCAGCCCGGCCCTGTCCCGCAACACCTGCTACGCCCGCTGGGACGGCGGCGAGGTGGCGCTGGTGGGCCTGCACCCGGTGCACGGCAAGCCGGTGCTGGCCTTCGACATTCGCTGGAGCGACGAGGGCATCATCCCCGGCCAGAAGAACGGCAACGGTCGCTGCGGCGCGCCTGCGGAGCCTGCCGTGACCACCCGCGCCGCACGCAAGGCGGCGGGCAACGGCACCGGGGCGCAGTTGCGGCCCCTGTTCGAGTTTGCCCGGCGGCACAACGTGCGCAAGTCGTACGTGACCACCCGCACCACGTTTACCGTGGGCGTGCAGGGCACTACGGAATTTTCGTACCTGCCCGCGGGCATGCTGGCGTTTACCCTGTCCAGCCAGGCGGCGGAGCGGATATTTGCCAAGCTGGTGACGGCGGACAACCCCTAG
- a CDS encoding nuclear transport factor 2 family protein → MTLNLPPAIAGYFAAANAHDGAAMVRHFAPDALVIDEQRERNGHAAIREWEEETYTQFHPRIEPQSVESYADETRVMGTVSGNFPGSPVVLRFVFRLSGGLITRLEITA, encoded by the coding sequence ATGACCCTGAACCTGCCCCCCGCCATCGCGGGGTACTTCGCGGCGGCCAATGCCCACGACGGCGCGGCCATGGTACGCCACTTCGCGCCCGACGCGCTGGTTATCGACGAACAGCGTGAACGGAACGGCCACGCGGCCATCCGGGAATGGGAGGAGGAAACCTACACCCAGTTCCACCCGCGCATTGAACCTCAGTCCGTGGAAAGTTACGCCGACGAAACCAGGGTCATGGGCACGGTGAGCGGCAACTTTCCCGGCAGCCCGGTGGTGCTGCGCTTTGTCTTCCGGCTGTCTGGCGGACTGATCACCCGGCTGGAGATCACTGCATAG
- a CDS encoding AMP-binding protein, protein MDEFAVRERTLGQILDETVAKYPDNDAVIYVDRDYRQTYRQFAEVVDDLAKGLMALGVQHGEKVAVWATNVPYWVALQFATAKMGAILLTVNTNYREHEIRYLLSQSECENLFIIDGFRDHDYVQTIYDMIPELKTQTRGQLRCPSLPHLKRVMFLGAEKHRGMYSVPEIMSMSAMVSDEEYAERQRALSPHDVVNMQYTSGTTGFPKGVMLTHVNIGNNGYWIGKNQHFTEKDRVCLPVPLFHCFGCVLGVLAAINHGSALVILESFSPMHVMASVDQEKCTALYGVPTMFLAVLEHKLFDRFDFSSLRTGIMAGSVCPEPLMRRVVEKMYMREITICYGLTEGSPVMTQSLVTDPFERRVQTVGRAMPCIEVRIVDPETNEEVPRGTQGEVVCRGYNVMKGYYNMPEATAAAIDTEGWLHSGDLGVMDDDGYVVITGRIKDMIIRGGENIYPREIEEFLYGMDGVQDVQVVGVASRKYGEEVGAFIIPKPGVELAPEDVRDHCRGRIAWHKVPRYISFIDAYPMTASGKIQKFKLREMAAELFPDAMK, encoded by the coding sequence ATGGACGAATTCGCAGTGCGCGAACGGACCCTTGGCCAGATACTGGACGAGACCGTCGCCAAATATCCGGACAACGACGCGGTCATCTACGTGGACCGCGACTACAGGCAGACCTACCGGCAGTTCGCGGAAGTTGTGGACGACCTGGCCAAGGGGCTGATGGCCCTTGGCGTGCAGCATGGCGAAAAGGTGGCCGTGTGGGCCACCAACGTGCCCTACTGGGTGGCGTTGCAGTTCGCCACGGCCAAGATGGGCGCCATCCTGCTCACGGTGAACACCAACTACCGCGAGCACGAGATACGCTACCTGCTCAGCCAGTCGGAGTGCGAGAACCTGTTCATCATCGACGGGTTCCGCGACCACGACTACGTGCAGACCATCTACGACATGATCCCCGAACTGAAGACGCAGACGCGCGGGCAGTTGCGCTGCCCCTCGCTGCCGCACCTGAAGCGGGTCATGTTCCTTGGCGCGGAAAAGCACCGGGGCATGTATTCCGTGCCGGAGATCATGAGCATGTCGGCCATGGTTTCGGACGAGGAATACGCCGAGCGCCAGCGGGCCCTTTCCCCCCACGACGTGGTGAACATGCAGTACACCTCGGGCACCACCGGGTTTCCCAAGGGGGTCATGCTCACCCACGTGAACATCGGCAACAACGGGTACTGGATCGGCAAGAACCAGCACTTCACCGAAAAGGACCGCGTGTGCCTGCCGGTGCCGCTGTTCCACTGCTTCGGCTGCGTGCTGGGGGTATTGGCCGCCATCAACCACGGGTCCGCGCTGGTGATCCTGGAAAGCTTCAGCCCCATGCACGTCATGGCATCCGTGGACCAGGAAAAGTGCACCGCCCTGTACGGGGTGCCCACCATGTTCCTGGCCGTGCTGGAGCACAAGCTGTTCGACCGGTTCGACTTCAGCTCCTTGCGCACCGGCATCATGGCCGGTTCGGTCTGCCCGGAACCGCTGATGCGCCGGGTGGTCGAAAAGATGTACATGCGCGAGATCACCATCTGCTACGGCCTGACCGAAGGTTCGCCGGTGATGACCCAGAGCCTGGTCACCGACCCCTTCGAGCGCCGCGTGCAGACCGTGGGCCGGGCCATGCCGTGCATCGAGGTGCGCATCGTGGACCCGGAAACCAACGAGGAAGTCCCGCGCGGCACCCAGGGCGAGGTGGTCTGCCGGGGCTACAACGTGATGAAGGGCTACTACAACATGCCCGAAGCCACGGCTGCCGCCATCGACACCGAGGGCTGGCTGCATTCCGGCGACCTTGGGGTCATGGACGATGACGGCTATGTGGTCATCACGGGCCGCATCAAGGACATGATCATCCGGGGCGGCGAGAACATCTACCCCCGCGAGATCGAGGAATTCCTGTACGGCATGGACGGGGTGCAGGACGTGCAGGTGGTGGGCGTGGCCAGCCGCAAGTACGGCGAGGAAGTGGGGGCGTTCATCATTCCCAAGCCCGGCGTGGAACTGGCGCCCGAAGACGTGCGAGACCACTGCCGTGGCCGCATTGCCTGGCACAAGGTGCCGCGCTACATCAGCTTCATCGACGCCTACCCCATGACCGCCAGCGGCAAGATCCAGAAGTTCAAGCTGCGCGAGATGGCGGCGGAGCTGTTTCCCGACGCCATGAAATAG
- a CDS encoding XRE family transcriptional regulator, whose protein sequence is MGADKLGARVRKYREDRSLSREELADAAGLKTEFIAALEDDNLYPSIGPLQKLARALNVRLGTFMDDAVSRDPIVSRQGDREADLTMQKARNKCAAFRFHSLGKGKSDRNMEPFFIEICPEPVEDRKLSSHQGEEFILVNKGSIRVVYGKEEHVLEPGDSIYYNSIVPHYVGAEGDTPAEIYAVIYYP, encoded by the coding sequence ATGGGCGCTGACAAGCTTGGCGCGCGCGTGCGCAAGTACAGGGAAGACCGCAGCCTGAGCCGCGAGGAACTCGCGGACGCCGCCGGTCTCAAGACGGAATTCATCGCCGCCCTCGAGGACGACAACCTGTATCCGTCCATCGGGCCGCTACAGAAGCTGGCCCGCGCCCTGAACGTACGCCTTGGCACCTTCATGGACGACGCGGTGAGCCGCGACCCCATCGTGAGCCGCCAGGGCGACCGCGAGGCGGATCTGACCATGCAGAAGGCGCGCAACAAGTGTGCGGCCTTCCGCTTCCACTCGCTGGGCAAGGGCAAGAGCGACCGGAACATGGAGCCGTTCTTCATCGAGATCTGTCCGGAACCCGTGGAGGACCGCAAGCTGTCCTCGCATCAGGGCGAGGAGTTCATCCTGGTGAACAAGGGTTCCATTCGCGTGGTGTACGGCAAGGAAGAGCACGTGCTCGAACCGGGCGACAGCATCTACTACAACTCCATCGTGCCCCACTATGTGGGTGCCGAAGGGGACACCCCGGCCGAGATCTACGCCGTCATCTACTACCCTTAG
- the pal gene encoding peptidoglycan-associated lipoprotein Pal: MNTAKRFGLVLTLALVLATGFGCAKKQVAATPESAGAPMAAEDDSARRAQLEALARAQQIITDAKVYFDFDKFDLKAESKEVLKQKADVLKKFPSIRVLVEGHCDERGTQEYNLALGERRARAAYEYLVMSGVNAGQLEMISYGEERPAVEGHTEAAWSKNRRGEFKIIK, from the coding sequence ATGAACACCGCAAAGCGCTTTGGGCTTGTCCTGACTCTGGCCCTGGTCCTCGCCACCGGCTTCGGCTGCGCCAAGAAGCAGGTCGCCGCCACCCCCGAATCCGCCGGCGCCCCCATGGCCGCCGAGGACGATTCGGCCCGTCGTGCCCAGCTGGAAGCCCTTGCCCGGGCCCAGCAGATCATCACCGACGCCAAAGTCTACTTCGACTTCGACAAGTTCGACCTGAAGGCCGAATCCAAGGAAGTCCTGAAGCAGAAGGCTGACGTGCTGAAGAAGTTCCCCTCGATCCGCGTGCTGGTGGAAGGCCACTGCGACGAACGTGGTACCCAGGAATACAACCTGGCCCTCGGCGAACGTCGCGCTCGTGCCGCCTACGAGTACCTGGTGATGTCCGGCGTGAACGCCGGTCAGCTGGAAATGATCAGCTACGGCGAAGAACGTCCTGCCGTGGAAGGTCACACCGAAGCTGCTTGGTCCAAGAACCGCCGCGGCGAGTTCAAGATCATCAAGTAA
- a CDS encoding YafY family protein produces MNRTDRLLGLILFLQSRRYATAADMAGHFGLSLRTIYRDMKALAEAGVPVLAEAGVGYSLMRGYLLPPVNFTEDEAMALTTGAMLLERAAAPTLSAHMESALQKVRTVLPPARREDLLRLGRAMGATALASDPESAPGADLALIQKALARRQPLRFDYRGHGKPHAAPREVEPLGLLRYLGRWHLIAWCRLRGALRDFRTDRMHRPVVLDQHLAPREDFNLGAYVREHMPRPELRATVRFHPDAADRVWREWWMGVADAPGHHPNSAQDSARGSAPDEDAGGTVPRASVAENGDGAHSGHTGHGPSSITLTLSAVDWDHLAHWLLSFGPLATVLAPPHLRTMLAERAEAAARHHRQKPGDS; encoded by the coding sequence ATGAACCGGACCGACCGCCTGCTGGGGCTGATCCTTTTCCTGCAATCGCGCCGCTACGCCACCGCCGCCGACATGGCCGGGCACTTCGGCCTCAGCCTGCGCACCATCTACCGCGACATGAAGGCCCTGGCCGAGGCGGGCGTGCCGGTGCTGGCCGAGGCAGGCGTGGGCTATTCGCTCATGCGTGGCTATCTGCTGCCCCCCGTCAACTTCACCGAGGACGAAGCCATGGCGCTGACCACCGGCGCCATGCTGCTGGAGCGGGCCGCCGCGCCCACGCTGTCCGCGCACATGGAATCGGCCCTGCAGAAGGTGCGTACCGTGCTGCCCCCGGCCCGACGCGAGGACCTGCTGCGCCTTGGCCGGGCCATGGGCGCAACCGCCCTGGCATCCGACCCGGAATCCGCCCCCGGGGCAGACCTTGCCCTGATCCAGAAGGCGCTGGCCCGCAGGCAGCCGCTGCGTTTCGACTACCGGGGGCACGGCAAGCCCCATGCCGCCCCGCGCGAGGTGGAACCGCTGGGACTGCTGCGCTATCTGGGCCGCTGGCACCTGATCGCGTGGTGCAGGCTGCGCGGGGCGCTGCGCGATTTCCGCACCGACCGCATGCACCGCCCCGTGGTGCTGGACCAACACCTTGCCCCGCGCGAGGATTTCAATCTGGGGGCCTACGTGCGCGAACACATGCCCCGCCCGGAACTGCGGGCCACGGTGCGCTTCCACCCCGATGCGGCGGACCGCGTGTGGCGCGAATGGTGGATGGGCGTTGCCGACGCGCCGGGACATCACCCGAATAGCGCACAAGACAGCGCACGGGGCAGCGCGCCCGATGAGGACGCGGGCGGCACGGTCCCCCGCGCATCCGTTGCCGAAAACGGGGATGGCGCGCACAGCGGCCACACCGGGCACGGCCCTTCCTCCATCACCCTGACCCTGTCTGCCGTGGACTGGGACCATCTGGCCCACTGGCTGCTGTCCTTCGGCCCGCTGGCCACGGTGCTGGCCCCGCCCCACCTGCGCACCATGCTGGCGGAACGGGCAGAGGCCGCCGCGCGCCATCATCGGCAGAAGCCGGGCGATTCATGA